A stretch of Cystobacter ferrugineus DNA encodes these proteins:
- the ilvA gene encoding threonine ammonia-lyase, whose amino-acid sequence MVTLQDIEAAQQRIGEAIHRSPCPRSEQFKDITQCAALYCKMENLQRTGAFKERGALNTLLSLTPEERARGVIAASAGNHAQGLAYHAGRQGISSTIVMPERTPIIKASRTRAYGAQVVLHGSNFDEAYAEALRLQERDGRVFIHPFNDPRVIAGQGTIGLELLEQCPHMDMVVVPIGGGGLISGVACALKETNPRIKIIGVQASAIASMKASVDAGQVTELPAGTTIADGIAVRRPGDYTFEMIRRYVDDIVTVDEEEIANAILLLLEREKTVTEGAGAVGLAALINGKIPSARGRKVVLLLSGGNIDVNLVSRIIERGLVKDGRLVRLVVRMPDRPGMLARLTAGIAQQGANVVEIYHNRAFSRTGLGEVAVEVTLETRGRGHIEELMASLGQNGWQVAEET is encoded by the coding sequence ATGGTCACGCTCCAGGATATCGAGGCCGCCCAGCAGCGCATCGGCGAAGCCATCCACCGCTCCCCCTGCCCGCGCTCCGAGCAGTTCAAGGACATCACCCAGTGCGCGGCGCTCTACTGCAAGATGGAGAACCTGCAGCGCACGGGAGCCTTCAAGGAGAGGGGCGCGCTCAACACCCTGCTCTCCCTGACGCCCGAGGAGCGGGCGCGCGGTGTCATCGCCGCCTCCGCGGGCAACCACGCCCAGGGGCTCGCCTACCACGCCGGCCGCCAGGGCATCTCCAGCACCATCGTGATGCCCGAGCGCACGCCCATCATCAAGGCCTCGCGCACGCGCGCCTACGGCGCCCAGGTGGTGCTGCACGGCAGCAACTTCGACGAGGCCTACGCCGAGGCCCTGCGGCTGCAGGAGCGCGACGGGCGCGTCTTCATCCACCCCTTCAATGATCCACGCGTCATCGCCGGCCAGGGCACCATCGGCCTCGAGCTGCTCGAGCAGTGCCCCCACATGGACATGGTGGTGGTGCCCATTGGCGGCGGCGGGCTCATCTCCGGCGTGGCGTGCGCGCTCAAGGAGACCAACCCGCGCATCAAGATCATCGGCGTGCAGGCCTCGGCCATCGCGAGCATGAAGGCCTCGGTGGACGCGGGCCAGGTGACGGAGCTGCCCGCGGGCACCACCATCGCGGACGGCATCGCGGTGCGGCGCCCCGGCGACTACACCTTCGAGATGATCCGCCGCTACGTGGACGACATCGTCACGGTGGACGAGGAGGAGATCGCCAACGCCATCCTCCTGCTGCTCGAGCGCGAGAAGACGGTGACCGAGGGCGCGGGGGCCGTGGGGCTCGCGGCGCTCATCAACGGCAAGATTCCCTCGGCGCGAGGCCGCAAGGTGGTGCTGCTGCTGTCCGGGGGCAACATCGACGTCAACCTGGTCAGCCGCATCATCGAGCGCGGCCTGGTGAAGGACGGGCGCCTGGTGCGGCTGGTGGTGCGCATGCCGGACCGGCCGGGGATGCTCGCGCGGCTCACGGCGGGAATCGCCCAGCAGGGCGCCAACGTGGTGGAGATCTACCACAACCGCGCCTTCTCCCGGACGGGCCTGGGCGAGGTGGCGGTGGAGGTGACGTTGGAGACGCGAGGACGCGGCCACATCGAGGAGTTGATGGCGAGCCTGGGACAGAACGGCTGGCAAGTCGCGGAAGAGACCTGA
- a CDS encoding gamma-glutamylcyclotransferase: MWIFGYGSLIFRPSFAYEERRDAWLTGWVRRFWQSSTDHRGVPAAPGRVVTLVPEPGARCWGMAYRIATERVEEVLAHLDYREQNGYERHRVILETREATLLDALVYVAGPSNPHYLGSSPLEEIAAVVRSAHGPSGSNRDYVLRLAEALAEAGEHDAHVMELMRLL, from the coding sequence ATGTGGATATTCGGCTATGGCTCACTCATCTTCCGCCCCTCCTTCGCGTACGAGGAGCGGCGTGACGCGTGGCTGACGGGCTGGGTGCGGCGCTTCTGGCAGTCCTCGACGGACCACCGGGGCGTGCCGGCGGCGCCCGGACGGGTGGTGACGCTGGTGCCGGAACCCGGCGCGCGCTGCTGGGGGATGGCGTACCGGATCGCCACCGAGCGGGTAGAGGAGGTGCTGGCCCACCTGGACTACCGAGAGCAGAATGGGTACGAGCGGCACCGGGTGATCCTGGAGACGCGCGAGGCCACGCTGCTGGACGCCCTGGTGTACGTGGCCGGCCCTTCCAATCCCCACTACCTGGGGTCTTCCCCGCTGGAGGAGATCGCGGCGGTGGTGCGCTCCGCCCACGGCCCCAGCGGTTCCAACCGCGACTACGTGCTGCGCCTGGCGGAGGCGCTGGCCGAGGCCGGCGAGCATGACGCGCACGTGATGGAACTCATGCGCTTGCTCTAG